One Dictyoglomus turgidum DSM 6724 DNA window includes the following coding sequences:
- a CDS encoding ABC transporter permease: MKPFISVTLYRIKSFYRDTFTFLFSLILPIVFVLIFGFVFGEREMGSNGYGVKIGVIRSDVEIVKVLGEMENVKIFEFENEADLRNHILKGNIDGGVTFDGEKFNFIINFSTFQQNPFLRTFGESFSKAYSLHEVGMDKGFIKMEEEFIDPGKAQVSSLGYIIPGVLSFSISSAIFTMIALFGYYRKRKVIKRFAVTPINPIIFISGMVLGNFVVGIFSCLLVLLIVQLIFHINFSINWGFFLLSVSSSILGMMALGIVLTALFREPQTANNAGNLLVNIMLFFSGVYFPLDFLPSYLKVFAKFLPLYYVGRALRISLGIEEGRSSFVLTFSFVMISTFLILVFISGRNIFNLEER, translated from the coding sequence ATGAAGCCATTTATAAGTGTAACCCTGTATAGGATTAAAAGTTTTTATAGAGACACTTTCACCTTTCTTTTTTCCCTTATTCTTCCTATTGTGTTTGTTCTCATATTTGGGTTTGTCTTTGGTGAAAGGGAGATGGGTTCTAATGGTTATGGGGTTAAGATTGGAGTAATAAGAAGTGATGTTGAAATTGTTAAAGTTCTTGGAGAGATGGAGAATGTTAAAATTTTTGAGTTTGAAAATGAAGCTGATTTAAGGAATCATATTTTAAAGGGAAATATTGATGGTGGGGTAACTTTTGATGGAGAAAAGTTTAATTTTATTATCAATTTCTCAACTTTTCAGCAAAATCCTTTTTTAAGAACCTTTGGAGAAAGTTTTTCCAAGGCTTATTCCTTGCATGAGGTTGGCATGGATAAAGGATTTATAAAAATGGAAGAGGAATTTATTGATCCAGGAAAGGCTCAAGTTTCTAGCTTGGGTTATATCATTCCTGGAGTTTTAAGTTTTTCTATTTCATCAGCCATATTTACCATGATTGCCCTTTTTGGATATTATAGAAAAAGAAAGGTTATTAAAAGGTTTGCGGTAACTCCCATAAATCCTATAATTTTTATATCAGGAATGGTTTTGGGAAATTTTGTTGTAGGAATTTTTTCCTGTCTGTTAGTTCTTTTAATAGTCCAGCTTATTTTTCATATAAACTTTTCTATAAATTGGGGTTTTTTTCTTCTTTCTGTTTCTTCTTCAATTTTAGGTATGATGGCTTTAGGGATAGTTTTAACTGCTTTATTTAGGGAGCCTCAAACCGCAAATAATGCAGGAAATCTTTTAGTAAATATCATGTTGTTTTTCTCTGGAGTGTATTTCCCTTTAGATTTTCTTCCAAGTTATTTAAAGGTTTTTGCTAAATTTCTACCTCTATACTATGTGGGAAGAGCTTTGAGAATTTCCTTAGGGATAGAGGAAGGTAGATCAAGTTTTGTTTTAACTTTCTCTTTTGTAATGATTTCTACATTTCTCATACTAGTATTTATTTCTGGAAGAAATATTTTTAACTTAGAAGAAAGGTAA
- a CDS encoding ABC transporter permease codes for MMIFKNSIYFFKSALRERAYVFWCVVFPVILMVILITIFSSMYKVEKVNFEVYLIKSESGEFSNIIFQVFEDLSKGENKVFNLKVFKDDSLKDKLIEDLKRGRTKLIVEIPEGFDSLVISNISMKMLGLGENSAPLKVYILKHNVSSQAASMVVRNIVDRLNLEFAKRMSKIKEYEVKTEIVGSKTGFSYVDFIYPGIVILAIFFTGLFGIGQELTWYREGKILKRFRITPISSLNFFFSYFLSRLYLFILQALIVTFVGKVLYKSSVNFLSFYFFLYVFLAMLSLSSMGFFISAFSKNTNSAGVIGQILNFPLQFLGGIYFPVSDVPWFIKWIVVINPITYLAAGIRDTLGITPSPYPIYLTIVVPLIYTALFLFISIRKYKRVELT; via the coding sequence ATGATGATCTTCAAGAATTCTATCTACTTTTTTAAATCTGCCTTAAGAGAAAGAGCTTATGTCTTTTGGTGTGTAGTATTTCCAGTTATTCTCATGGTTATTCTTATTACTATTTTTTCTTCCATGTATAAAGTAGAAAAGGTTAATTTTGAGGTTTATTTAATAAAATCAGAATCTGGTGAGTTTTCCAATATAATTTTTCAAGTATTTGAAGATTTAAGCAAAGGAGAGAATAAAGTGTTTAATTTGAAGGTTTTTAAAGATGATTCTCTTAAAGATAAACTTATAGAGGATCTTAAAAGGGGAAGAACTAAACTTATTGTAGAGATACCAGAAGGCTTTGATAGTCTTGTGATTTCTAATATTAGTATGAAGATGTTAGGCTTAGGAGAGAATTCTGCCCCTCTTAAAGTGTATATTTTAAAACATAATGTTTCATCTCAGGCTGCAAGTATGGTTGTGAGAAATATTGTGGATAGATTGAACTTAGAGTTTGCTAAGAGGATGTCAAAAATAAAAGAATACGAAGTAAAAACTGAGATTGTAGGAAGTAAAACAGGGTTTTCTTATGTGGACTTCATATATCCTGGTATTGTTATTCTTGCCATATTTTTTACAGGACTTTTTGGGATTGGACAGGAGCTTACCTGGTATAGAGAAGGGAAGATATTAAAAAGATTTCGTATTACCCCTATTTCTTCTTTAAATTTCTTTTTCTCTTATTTTCTTTCTCGACTTTATCTTTTTATCCTTCAAGCCTTAATTGTTACTTTTGTAGGAAAAGTTTTATATAAAAGTAGTGTGAACTTCTTATCTTTTTATTTCTTTTTATATGTTTTTCTTGCTATGTTATCCCTTTCATCAATGGGATTCTTTATATCTGCTTTTTCTAAAAATACCAATTCTGCAGGAGTGATAGGACAGATTCTCAATTTCCCCTTGCAATTTCTTGGAGGGATATACTTCCCTGTAAGTGATGTTCCTTGGTTTATAAAATGGATTGTGGTTATTAATCCTATTACTTATCTTGCTGCAGGTATAAGGGATACTCTTGGTATTACGCCATCACCTTATCCTATATATTTAACTATTGTAGTTCCATTGATATATACTGCTTTATTTTTGTTCATCTCTATAAGAAAATACAAGAGAGTGGAATTAACATGA
- a CDS encoding ABC transporter ATP-binding protein produces the protein MNNFKFIVEVENLKKYYGNVKAVDGVSFKIKQGSIFTLLGPNGAGKTTTLEIIEGLRTPDSGKITIFGRQVEKIGREEKELIGVSLQETNLIGNLTVKETFSMFRSFYKKGLRVDDVLDFVSLKDKAKSYVDKLSGGQRQRLAIGLALINDPLLLFLDEPTTGLDPQARRSIWDLLLQLKKQGKTIVLTTHYMEEAEFLSDWVCIMDHGKIIREGTPEDLIKSIGGESVIEVDVEEDGEFLRELENMGLNYTFNAKHRRLILKTNNVLETIDILLRAAKKRGINIRNEIIRQPNLEDVFLTLTGKQLREE, from the coding sequence ATGAATAATTTTAAGTTTATCGTAGAAGTAGAGAATCTAAAAAAGTACTATGGAAATGTTAAAGCGGTAGATGGGGTTAGTTTTAAAATAAAGCAAGGATCTATTTTTACATTGTTAGGACCCAATGGAGCTGGTAAAACTACGACCCTTGAGATTATTGAGGGATTAAGAACTCCCGATAGTGGAAAAATAACTATATTTGGAAGGCAAGTAGAAAAAATAGGAAGAGAAGAGAAAGAACTTATAGGTGTATCTTTACAAGAAACAAATCTTATAGGCAACCTCACAGTAAAAGAAACATTTTCTATGTTTAGAAGTTTCTACAAAAAGGGATTAAGGGTAGATGATGTCCTTGATTTTGTAAGCTTAAAAGATAAAGCAAAAAGTTATGTGGATAAGCTTTCTGGAGGGCAGAGGCAAAGGCTTGCTATAGGTCTTGCTCTTATTAATGATCCTCTTCTTCTTTTTCTTGATGAACCTACCACTGGGCTCGATCCACAGGCGAGGAGAAGTATTTGGGATCTGCTTTTACAACTTAAAAAACAAGGAAAGACTATAGTTTTGACTACTCATTATATGGAAGAGGCAGAATTTCTCTCCGATTGGGTTTGTATTATGGATCACGGAAAGATTATAAGGGAGGGGACTCCCGAGGATTTGATAAAGAGTATTGGTGGGGAAAGTGTGATTGAAGTAGATGTGGAGGAAGATGGAGAATTTTTAAGGGAATTAGAAAATATGGGACTAAATTATACCTTTAATGCAAAGCATAGACGACTTATCTTAAAAACCAATAATGTTCTTGAGACTATAGATATTCTTCTTAGAGCTGCTAAAAAGAGGGGAATCAACATAAGAAATGAGATTATTAGACAGCCTAATTTGGAAGATGTATTTTTAACTCTTACAGGAAAGCAACTTAGAGAAGAATGA
- a CDS encoding pseudouridine synthase, with protein sequence MRLDKFLVNQGFGSRKEVQKLIKAGIVYVNNFPVEDPSFHINPEKDVVEIEGQEIEYKENYYFMLNKPKGYITATYDENYPTVMDLFASEPIVSKLFPVGRLDVDTEGLLIITSDGVLAHRLSHPKWNVEKEYFVIVEGDISDIDFSKYEKEGMYLKKEKYKTKPFKVKVLKTSFEESELLITITEGKYHIVKKIMYAVGHEVKYLKRVRIGPLILDEDLEVGEYRELTKEEISLLKSYVKMG encoded by the coding sequence ATGAGACTTGATAAATTTCTTGTGAATCAAGGATTTGGTAGTAGAAAAGAGGTACAAAAACTTATTAAGGCAGGGATAGTTTATGTTAATAATTTCCCTGTTGAGGATCCTTCTTTTCATATAAACCCTGAGAAGGATGTTGTAGAGATAGAAGGGCAGGAGATTGAATACAAAGAAAATTATTACTTTATGCTCAACAAACCTAAAGGTTATATTACAGCAACTTACGATGAAAATTATCCTACGGTGATGGATCTTTTTGCTTCGGAGCCTATAGTGAGTAAACTCTTTCCTGTGGGAAGATTGGATGTTGATACCGAGGGGCTTCTTATAATTACCTCTGATGGTGTTTTGGCTCATAGGCTTTCTCATCCTAAATGGAATGTGGAAAAGGAATATTTTGTGATTGTGGAAGGAGATATCTCGGACATAGACTTTTCAAAGTACGAAAAAGAAGGAATGTACTTAAAAAAAGAAAAATACAAGACTAAGCCTTTTAAAGTAAAAGTCTTAAAAACTTCCTTTGAAGAATCAGAACTTCTTATTACTATAACCGAGGGTAAATATCACATAGTAAAAAAGATAATGTATGCAGTGGGTCATGAGGTTAAATACTTAAAAAGGGTAAGGATTGGACCATTGATTCTTGACGAAGACTTAGAGGTAGGAGAATATAGGGAACTTACAAAGGAGGAAATTTCTCTTCTCAAAAGCTATGTGAAGATGGGGTAG
- a CDS encoding glycoside hydrolase family 44 protein, producing the protein MKESSQGGVITPTGEFTVNITVNPDQDRTPISPYIYGANQDVEGVKHTARRIGGNRLTGYNWETNMSNAGSDWDHSSDYYLPWVMGIPQDQYNVPAIVLTKFHDQSLSMGAISLVTLQMAGYVAKDANGAVSEDETAPSSRWAEVKFRKGVGFSLNPDTSDNYVYIDELLNYLISKYGKADTSTGIKGYLLDNEPDLWSSTHPRIHPNKVTCNELISKSIELAKVIKEMDPSALVFGYESYGFMGYYSLQDAPDWNSVKGSHEWFISYYLQRMKEASDSYGKRLLDVLSLHWYPEAKSSTGVRICFDGENSIDKDTSIARMQAPRTLWDLTYKTTTKGQITAGENSWINQWFPEFLPIIPKLKQAIDTYYPGTKLAITEYDYGGRNHISGGIAQVDVLGIFGKYGVYLATRWGETGSYISSAYNVYLNYDGKGSKYGDISVKAETSDVENMPVYASIHSDNQGKLHVILINRNWDKEGIARIKIEGNNTYTSCIIYGFDYQSPEIRKMGELNNIQNNYFELKVPPQTVYHIVF; encoded by the coding sequence GTGAAAGAATCATCTCAGGGAGGTGTTATTACGCCAACAGGTGAATTTACAGTAAATATTACTGTGAATCCTGATCAGGATAGAACTCCCATAAGTCCCTATATTTATGGGGCAAACCAAGATGTGGAAGGGGTAAAACATACTGCAAGAAGAATTGGAGGAAATAGACTTACAGGATACAATTGGGAAACCAATATGTCTAATGCAGGATCTGACTGGGATCATTCCAGTGATTACTATTTACCTTGGGTTATGGGAATACCTCAAGATCAGTATAATGTTCCTGCAATTGTGCTTACAAAATTTCATGATCAGTCTCTCAGTATGGGTGCTATTAGTTTGGTAACCCTCCAAATGGCAGGCTATGTGGCAAAAGATGCTAATGGGGCTGTTTCAGAAGATGAAACTGCTCCATCTTCAAGATGGGCTGAAGTAAAATTTAGAAAGGGAGTAGGTTTTTCTTTAAATCCTGATACCTCTGATAATTATGTTTATATTGATGAACTTTTGAATTATCTAATTAGCAAATATGGGAAAGCTGATACTTCTACAGGAATAAAAGGATATCTTCTTGATAATGAGCCGGATCTTTGGTCAAGTACTCATCCAAGAATACATCCCAATAAAGTAACTTGTAATGAACTTATATCAAAATCTATTGAACTTGCAAAGGTTATAAAAGAGATGGATCCTAGTGCTTTAGTCTTTGGATATGAATCCTATGGATTTATGGGATACTATTCTCTTCAAGATGCTCCTGATTGGAATAGTGTAAAAGGAAGTCATGAGTGGTTTATAAGCTATTACCTACAAAGGATGAAAGAAGCATCAGACTCTTATGGTAAGAGGCTTCTTGATGTGCTTTCTCTTCATTGGTATCCTGAGGCAAAATCTTCTACAGGTGTAAGAATTTGCTTTGATGGGGAAAATAGTATTGATAAGGATACGAGTATTGCAAGAATGCAAGCTCCAAGAACTCTTTGGGATCTAACTTATAAAACAACTACAAAGGGTCAGATCACTGCTGGAGAGAACAGCTGGATAAATCAATGGTTTCCTGAGTTTTTACCTATAATTCCTAAATTAAAGCAGGCTATTGATACTTATTATCCTGGCACAAAGCTTGCCATAACAGAATATGATTATGGTGGTAGAAATCATATATCGGGTGGAATTGCTCAAGTAGATGTGCTTGGCATATTTGGGAAGTATGGAGTTTATCTTGCTACCAGGTGGGGTGAGACAGGAAGTTATATTTCTTCTGCTTATAATGTTTATTTAAATTATGATGGAAAAGGATCTAAATATGGAGATATATCTGTTAAAGCAGAGACTTCTGATGTGGAGAATATGCCTGTATATGCTTCTATTCATAGTGATAATCAAGGAAAATTACATGTAATATTAATTAACAGGAATTGGGACAAGGAGGGTATTGCCAGAATAAAGATTGAAGGGAATAATACTTATACCTCTTGTATAATCTATGGATTTGATTACCAATCTCCTGAGATAAGAAAGATGGGAGAATTAAACAATATTCAAAATAACTATTTTGAGTTAAAAGTACCACCCCAAACAGTTTATCATATAGTATTTTAA
- a CDS encoding HEPN domain-containing protein produces MFIYYTLFIVVEIERAEEAHKSANILFENGLIKDAISRLYYYTLHMVRALLFTKGFEPKSHEGEFQGL; encoded by the coding sequence ATTTTTATTTATTATACACTATTTATAGTTGTTGAAATAGAAAGAGCAGAAGAAGCTCACAAATCTGCGAACATTTTATTTGAGAACGGACTAATAAAGGATGCTATATCGCGCTTATATTACTATACTCTACATATGGTAAGAGCTCTTCTTTTTACGAAAGGATTTGAACCTAAAAGTCATGAGGGGGAATTTCAAGGCTTATAG
- a CDS encoding UPF0175 family protein — protein sequence MKLETLEIKIPKEILLQVRKEELIKEIKFLIAIDMYDRGILSLSKAALLAEMTKEEFMEILSEYGVDIIKYPKEELEEELENLKEAK from the coding sequence ATGAAATTAGAAACCTTAGAGATAAAGATACCAAAAGAAATATTACTACAAGTGAGAAAAGAAGAACTTATTAAAGAAATTAAATTTTTAATTGCTATAGATATGTATGACCGAGGTATTCTCTCTTTGAGTAAGGCAGCTTTATTGGCAGAAATGACCAAAGAAGAGTTTATGGAAATCTTATCAGAGTATGGGGTAGATATAATAAAATATCCAAAAGAAGAATTAGAAGAGGAATTAGAAAATCTTAAAGAAGCAAAATAA
- a CDS encoding DUF3368 domain-containing protein, with translation MKIVANSSPLIALAKIKKLDLLTYEIYIPRAVFEEITEIGKEYRDELLKWAKEKVLNVENKKAVEYLEIILGKGEAEAIVLSEEIKADAILIDDLKAREIATLRGLKVVGTIGILLNVKRQGTITELKPLLDELIKNGIRISKELYEHALKLANRLLRR, from the coding sequence ATGAAGATTGTTGCAAACTCCTCTCCTCTAATAGCATTAGCAAAAATCAAAAAGTTAGATCTGCTTACTTATGAAATTTATATACCAAGGGCAGTCTTTGAAGAAATAACTGAGATAGGAAAAGAGTATAGGGACGAGTTACTCAAGTGGGCAAAAGAAAAAGTACTAAATGTGGAGAATAAAAAAGCAGTAGAATACTTAGAAATAATATTAGGAAAAGGAGAAGCAGAGGCAATAGTACTTTCGGAAGAAATAAAAGCAGATGCTATATTGATAGATGACTTAAAAGCAAGGGAAATAGCAACCCTTAGGGGGTTAAAAGTTGTTGGGACAATAGGCATTCTACTAAATGTCAAAAGACAAGGAACTATTACAGAATTAAAACCTCTTCTTGATGAATTAATAAAAAATGGAATAAGAATAAGCAAAGAACTCTATGAGCATGCTTTAAAACTTGCAAATAGATTATTAAGAAGATAG
- a CDS encoding HEPN domain-containing protein: MKDENIRLNVKEEIERAKEAHKSANILFENGLIKDAISRLYYYTLHMVRALLFTKGFEPKSHEGALRLLSLHFIKEGIFEPEIAHIFSRLMKYREEADYNPFYVFSKEDFLSYKEEAEKLAGEIERYLRKIGLL, encoded by the coding sequence ATGAAAGATGAGAATATAAGGTTAAATGTAAAAGAGGAGATAGAAAGAGCAAAAGAAGCTCACAAATCTGCGAACATTTTATTTGAGAACGGACTAATAAAGGATGCTATATCGCGCTTATATTACTATACTCTACATATGGTAAGAGCTCTTCTTTTTACGAAAGGATTTGAACCTAAAAGTCATGAAGGAGCTTTAAGGCTTTTAAGCTTGCATTTTATTAAAGAAGGGATTTTTGAGCCAGAGATTGCTCATATTTTTTCAAGACTTATGAAGTATAGAGAAGAGGCAGATTACAATCCTTTCTATGTATTTTCCAAGGAAGATTTTCTGTCTTATAAAGAGGAGGCTGAAAAATTAGCAGGAGAAATTGAAAGATATCTTAGGAAAATTGGTTTGTTATGA
- a CDS encoding nucleotidyltransferase domain-containing protein, translating into MSKAIDHLEESERIILKELKTKLLELLGSNLEAVILFGSKARGDYDNDSDIDVAIIVNYLDRNLKRNILSIVTNLETEYGIPLSTLVISREEFELLKRRERRIALDIEREGIEI; encoded by the coding sequence ATGAGTAAAGCTATTGATCATTTAGAAGAAAGTGAAAGAATAATACTTAAAGAGCTTAAGACTAAACTTTTAGAGCTTTTAGGTTCTAATCTTGAAGCTGTGATTCTTTTTGGATCAAAAGCACGTGGCGATTATGATAATGATTCTGATATAGATGTAGCAATAATTGTGAATTATTTGGATAGAAATCTTAAGAGAAATATTCTTTCCATAGTCACTAATTTAGAGACAGAATATGGCATTCCTTTATCGACATTAGTAATCTCAAGGGAAGAATTTGAGCTCTTGAAAAGAAGAGAGCGGAGAATAGCACTTGATATAGAAAGAGAAGGAATTGAAATATGA
- a CDS encoding class I SAM-dependent methyltransferase produces the protein MKSNSDMLSLPYENEFFDCVLSYHSIYHTNKKGLEKAISEVHRVLKKDGEFYVTFNSKFSRSYNNPKNTVLKDGTIIKQEGIEAGIPHCYLDEEEIYILIKDFEILSMKYIEDIIPTRSNKYFVLAKKEI, from the coding sequence ATGAAATCAAATTCAGATATGCTTTCCCTTCCATACGAGAATGAGTTTTTTGACTGTGTCTTATCCTATCATTCAATTTACCATACCAATAAAAAGGGGTTAGAAAAGGCTATCTCAGAGGTACATAGAGTACTTAAAAAAGATGGAGAATTTTATGTGACCTTTAACTCCAAATTTAGTAGAAGCTATAACAACCCTAAAAACACTGTCCTTAAAGACGGTACAATAATTAAGCAGGAAGGAATAGAGGCTGGAATTCCTCATTGTTATTTGGACGAAGAAGAGATTTATATCCTAATAAAGGATTTTGAAATTTTAAGCATGAAATATATAGAAGATATAATTCCAACAAGAAGTAATAAGTATTTTGTCTTAGCTAAAAAGGAAATTTAA
- a CDS encoding DUF86 domain-containing protein: MYDKTFKEKLELFVTGLRPPKDYSDPFRVLFENVFLEKAFFESLVNMVKFRDRLVHIYWEIDNEFLYSILKNNVKDLKGLINRIIEILEL; encoded by the coding sequence ATATATGATAAAACTTTCAAAGAAAAATTAGAACTCTTTGTTACCGGTCTAAGACCTCCAAAAGATTATTCAGATCCTTTTAGAGTTCTTTTTGAAAATGTTTTTTTGGAAAAAGCGTTCTTTGAAAGTTTGGTGAATATGGTCAAATTTAGGGACAGATTAGTACATATATATTGGGAGATTGATAATGAGTTTTTATACTCAATTTTAAAAAACAATGTTAAAGATTTAAAAGGTTTGATCAATAGAATAATTGAAATTTTAGAGCTCTAA
- a CDS encoding undecaprenyl-diphosphate phosphatase, producing the protein MNIWVIILGIVQGITEFLPISSTAHLILIPYLVKIPDFGLSFDVGLHLGTFWAVLIYFLKDWWEFLVSIFKGGEKRRILGLIVLATLPAGILGVFLDPFVEKISQPQVYSFAIWIILIGVISFGIIFLLLEKYSKKNLEIKDLNLKRGLIIGFWQVLSLFPGVSRSGSTISGGMFTGLKRDEATKFSFYLSLPIIGGAVFFKLFHVIKSGDLGSLSLILWGAIVAFIVGILTIHLLLNYVKKASLKVFSYYRFILALAILLAYFNLQVLSLIVFGVAIVYLIFRMVRGEKERN; encoded by the coding sequence ATGAATATTTGGGTTATTATTTTAGGAATAGTGCAAGGAATTACGGAGTTTCTTCCCATAAGCAGTACTGCTCATCTTATTTTGATCCCTTATCTGGTAAAGATTCCTGATTTTGGGCTTTCCTTTGATGTGGGACTTCACCTTGGGACTTTTTGGGCAGTTCTCATTTATTTTCTAAAAGATTGGTGGGAATTCTTAGTAAGTATATTTAAAGGAGGAGAAAAAAGAAGAATATTGGGACTTATTGTACTTGCTACTTTGCCTGCAGGAATCCTAGGAGTTTTTCTAGATCCTTTTGTGGAAAAAATATCTCAGCCTCAAGTTTATTCCTTTGCTATCTGGATAATCCTTATAGGAGTAATTTCTTTTGGCATTATATTTTTACTTCTTGAGAAATACTCAAAGAAAAATCTTGAAATAAAAGATCTTAATTTAAAAAGGGGTCTTATTATAGGTTTTTGGCAAGTTCTTTCCCTTTTTCCAGGGGTATCAAGATCGGGCTCTACCATATCAGGAGGCATGTTTACAGGGTTAAAAAGGGATGAGGCTACCAAATTTTCCTTTTATCTTTCCCTACCTATAATAGGTGGTGCAGTATTTTTTAAATTGTTCCATGTGATAAAAAGCGGAGATTTGGGATCTCTTTCTTTGATACTTTGGGGAGCAATTGTAGCTTTTATTGTAGGTATCTTAACTATTCATCTACTTTTAAATTATGTTAAAAAAGCCTCTTTAAAAGTTTTTTCCTATTATAGATTTATCCTTGCCTTAGCTATTTTGCTTGCGTATTTTAATCTCCAAGTTTTGTCTCTTATAGTTTTTGGAGTAGCTATAGTTTACTTAATTTTTAGGATGGTAAGAGGTGAGAAAGAGCGTAATTAA
- the mnmE gene encoding tRNA uridine-5-carboxymethylaminomethyl(34) synthesis GTPase MnmE — MKDDIVAIATPLGFSAIGVIRLSGPNVINIVKRVFSPRRNKDLEKVSSHTLHYGNIIYKDEIIDEVLVAIYKAPNSYTGENMVEIFTHGSPIILEEILKILVEEGARIAERGEFTKRAFLNGKIDLLQAESINEIIRAESKTALKRALSKLKGEVSKSLRELKSKVEHLRIYLEASMDFPEDVEEREREDWLRRLEEIKREVSYLLEKAERGDWIKGGYRVILVGRPNVGKSSLFNALMKEDRAIVTPIPGTTRDYIEGELYLSSGHLVKIYDTAGLGIPKDILDKMGMEKTEKILEKSNLILFVVDGSGEISEEEINLFEKIRSYQNKEIILVINKVDLPQKVELSVFSEDIEKIFVSAKEGIGIEDLEKAIERHISSQELEDGIFLNVYHREKLKEIYQFCEEGISVLINLPQSLDILGDILYDMEKAFGEILGEEVSLDIADKIFANFCVGK, encoded by the coding sequence ATGAAGGATGATATTGTTGCTATAGCAACCCCTCTTGGTTTTAGCGCTATAGGTGTTATAAGGTTAAGTGGACCCAATGTAATAAACATTGTTAAAAGAGTTTTTAGCCCAAGGAGAAATAAAGATCTTGAAAAAGTTTCATCCCATACTCTTCATTATGGAAATATAATCTACAAAGATGAGATTATAGATGAGGTGCTTGTAGCAATTTATAAAGCACCTAACTCCTATACTGGTGAAAACATGGTGGAGATTTTTACCCATGGGAGTCCTATTATTCTTGAAGAAATTTTGAAGATTCTTGTGGAGGAAGGAGCAAGGATTGCAGAAAGAGGAGAGTTTACAAAAAGGGCTTTCTTGAATGGAAAAATTGATCTTCTGCAGGCAGAAAGTATAAACGAGATTATAAGAGCGGAAAGCAAAACTGCCTTGAAAAGAGCATTATCAAAATTAAAAGGTGAAGTATCAAAAAGCCTGAGAGAATTGAAATCTAAAGTAGAGCATTTGAGAATATATTTGGAAGCTTCTATGGATTTTCCTGAAGATGTAGAAGAAAGAGAAAGGGAAGATTGGTTAAGGAGGCTTGAAGAGATAAAAAGAGAGGTTTCTTATCTTTTGGAAAAGGCAGAAAGAGGAGATTGGATTAAAGGAGGATATAGAGTTATATTAGTAGGAAGACCAAATGTTGGAAAGTCAAGTCTTTTTAATGCATTAATGAAGGAAGATAGAGCTATAGTAACTCCTATTCCTGGAACTACAAGGGATTATATAGAAGGCGAGCTTTACCTTTCCTCAGGGCATCTTGTTAAGATTTATGATACTGCAGGACTTGGCATACCTAAGGATATCTTAGATAAAATGGGGATGGAAAAGACCGAAAAAATTCTTGAAAAGTCCAACTTGATCCTTTTTGTGGTAGATGGAAGTGGTGAAATCTCCGAAGAAGAGATAAATCTTTTTGAGAAGATTAGAAGTTATCAGAATAAAGAGATAATCCTTGTTATAAACAAAGTAGATCTTCCTCAAAAGGTAGAACTTTCAGTCTTTTCAGAGGATATAGAGAAGATCTTTGTGTCAGCAAAAGAGGGAATAGGGATAGAAGATCTTGAAAAAGCTATTGAGAGACATATTTCCTCTCAAGAATTGGAAGATGGAATATTTTTAAATGTATATCATAGGGAAAAATTAAAGGAGATTTATCAATTTTGTGAAGAAGGTATAAGTGTTCTTATAAATCTTCCTCAGAGTTTAGATATTCTCGGAGATATTTTATACGATATGGAGAAAGCCTTTGGGGAGATTCTTGGGGAAGAGGTTTCCTTGGATATAGCAGATAAAATTTTTGCAAATTTCTGTGTAGGGAAATAG